Proteins encoded together in one Bombus pascuorum chromosome 16, iyBomPasc1.1, whole genome shotgun sequence window:
- the LOC132915238 gene encoding fatty acyl-CoA reductase 1-like → MNAINKDWKQNAINKGLNKTNTLEEFYAGSGILVTGATGFVGIALLEKLMRVCPRIAAIYILIRPKTNETIEQRFKKIMDDAIYDGIKAKNSSLFSRVYPMKGDVNLPNLGLSQEDRNLLLEKINIVFHAAATVRFNEPLHVAVNVNTKGTARVIELWKELKHPISFVHVSTAYTNVNLHEIEEKVYTTDFSPSEVIDMCDKFDKASINLLEKRILKTYSNTYTFSKNLAEQIVASQCKDMPVAIVRPSVIGAALKGPCPGWIENISAVTGTYILISKGCTTVVRGRRDTRLDVVPIDFVVDVIMCTAWHVTLHRDREVKVYNCTSNACPFKFGQMIDAMVKCSIETPLNDAIWYPGCSVVANRYIFNVLSVIPRVLLAFAIDIFLRLRGSKPIMMKLLRNGNKLFASFAFFTIHEWTFQRDNCSDLARKVKMLDDSDMFKLNLEDMNWDKYVATYLMGIRTFILKQEFKSTARQRLSRLYWIHQITKISGIVILLWILFCFVY, encoded by the exons ATGAATGCAATCAATAAAGATTGGAAACAAAATGCGATCAATAAAGGATTGAATAAGACGAATACTCTGGAGGAATTCTATGCCGGTAGTGGGATTCTTGTGACTGGAGCAACTGGTTTCGTGGGAATAGCtcttttggaaaaattgatgCGCGTATGTCCACGCATCGCTGCCATTTATATTCTAATTCGTccaaaaacgaacgaaacaataGAACAACGATTTAAGAAGATCATGGATGATGCC ATTTATGATGGCATTAAAGCGAAGAACTCCTCACTTTTCAGCAGAGTTTATCCCATGAAAGGTGACGTGAATCTGCCGAATTTAGGTCTTTCGCAAGAAGATAGAAATCTGTTGttagagaaaataaatatagtgttTCACGCTGCGGCCACTGTGAGATTCAACGAGCCATTGCACGTGGCTGTTAATGTGAATACGAAAGGTACTGCTCGTGTCATCGAGCTTTGGAAGGAACTGAAGCATCCAATTAGCTTCGTCCACGTCAGCACAGCCTATACTAATGTGAATCTACATGAGATCGAGGAAAAAGTTTATAc CACGGACTTTAGTCCTTCAGAGGTGATCGATATGTGTGACAAATTCGACAAAGCGTCCATCAACCTGCTAGAAAAGAGgattttaaaaacttattcAAATACATACACATTCAGTAAGAATTTAGCAGAGCAGATTGTAGCAAGCCAGTGCAAAGATATGCCAGTTGCGATAGTACGGCCAAGCGTAATTGGTGCCGCTTTGAAAGGACCATGTCCTGGTTGGATAGAGAATATATCTGCAGTTACag GTACTTACATTCTAATCAGCAAAGGATGTACAACAGTGGTACGAGGTAGGAGAGATACAAGATTGGATGTAGTGCCTATCGATTTCGTAGTTGACGTGATAATGTGTACTGCATGGCATGTCACGCTACATCGTGATCGTGAAGTTAAAGTATACAACTGCACGAGTAACGCATGCCCctttaa GTTTGGTCAGATGATAGATGCTATGGTAAAATGTAGCATAGAAACCCCGCTGAACGATGCGATATGGTACCCAGGTTGTTCAGTCGTAGCGaatagatatattttcaacGTTCTGAGTGTAATTCCACGTGTCTTGCTTGCGTTCGCCATAGATATCTTTTTAAGACTCCGAGGTAGTAAACCAAT aATGATGAAACTTCTCAGAAATGGCAATAAGTTGTTCGCATCGTTTGCATTTTTCACCATACACGAATGGACTTTCCAAAGGGATAACTGTTCCGACTTGGCAAGGAAGGTGAAAATGTTAGACGACAGCGATATGTTCAAACTAAATTTAGAGGATATGAATTGGGACAAGTATGTTGCAACTTACCTGATGGGAATTAggacatttattttaaagcaaGAGTTTAAGTCAACAGCCCGACAACGATTATCAAG gTTATACTGGATACATCAGATCACCAAAATATCCGgtatagtaattttattatggatACTATTTTGTTTTGTATACTGA